Proteins found in one ANME-2 cluster archaeon genomic segment:
- a CDS encoding acetyltransferase: protein MKNNNTEQYPGCRIDDTVTIYGTNSIGNNCTVLENVFLGYPTGKVIDEASNLDIPLVEYEFPGITIGDNAVVRSGSIIYTEVRIGNNLRTGHNILVRENTIIGDNVLIGTNVVIDGNTTIGNNVSIQSNVYIPTNTHIEDNVFIGPCAVLTNDKYPIRKKYELKGPVLRTGVSIGANSTLLPGVEIGEGAMVAAGALVTKDVPPWKLAVGFPASIVELPVELRTKNRI, encoded by the coding sequence ATGAAAAATAATAACACAGAACAATACCCTGGCTGTCGAATTGATGATACTGTCACGATATATGGCACGAACTCAATAGGGAATAATTGTACTGTCCTGGAAAATGTTTTCCTGGGTTATCCAACTGGCAAGGTCATTGACGAGGCATCAAACCTGGATATTCCACTTGTTGAATACGAGTTCCCGGGTATAACAATAGGTGACAATGCAGTTGTCCGTTCCGGTTCAATTATATATACCGAAGTGAGAATCGGTAACAATCTTCGAACCGGGCACAATATCCTGGTAAGAGAGAACACTATAATTGGCGATAATGTCCTTATCGGTACCAATGTTGTGATAGATGGTAACACCACTATTGGAAATAATGTCAGCATTCAAAGTAATGTTTACATACCCACAAATACGCACATTGAGGATAATGTGTTCATTGGTCCCTGTGCTGTCCTGACAAATGACAAATATCCCATACGCAAGAAATATGAGCTCAAAGGACCTGTACTCAGGACGGGAGTTTCAATAGGAGCGAACAGTACGCTATTACCGGGAGTTGAGATCGGCGAAGGTGCCATGGTGGCAGCCGGTGCACTGGTCACGAAAGATGTACCACCATGGAAACTTGCGGTGGGCTTTCCGGCCAGTATTGTTGAACTCCCAGTTGAGTTGAGAACGAAAAATAGAATCTGA
- a CDS encoding Gfo/Idh/MocA family oxidoreductase, giving the protein MRAGVIGIGAMGQHHVRIYNDMKHVELVGISDVSGSRVSELAGQYGVKGYTDHKQLLKQDLDVVSIVVPTTLHMPIGMDAIDAGANILMEKPIADTLENAHRLTNAAKEAKVKFMVGHIERFNPAVMRLKEIIDSGTLGKIVSISTRRVGPYNPRIRDVGVILDIGVHDIDVIAYLYGMKVNEVYAIAGADIHSKEDHAAIMLRFDHEFSGLVETNWLTPHKVRKLTAIGVKGVAYLDYIDQTVELHDGEWIRKAKIIEEEPLRKELEYFVDVVTNGGEPQPSGEDGIHALRVAMMAIESYKKGKAIKI; this is encoded by the coding sequence ATGAGAGCAGGAGTAATTGGCATCGGAGCCATGGGTCAGCACCATGTGCGTATCTACAACGATATGAAACATGTAGAACTTGTCGGCATATCTGATGTGTCCGGAAGCAGGGTCAGCGAACTGGCCGGACAGTATGGGGTCAAGGGTTATACCGACCACAAGCAACTGCTTAAGCAGGACCTTGATGTAGTCAGTATTGTTGTGCCAACAACACTGCACATGCCCATAGGAATGGATGCTATTGATGCGGGTGCAAATATCCTGATGGAAAAACCCATTGCCGATACACTGGAAAATGCACACAGATTAACTAATGCCGCTAAAGAGGCGAAGGTCAAGTTCATGGTGGGGCATATCGAACGGTTCAATCCTGCGGTCATGAGGTTGAAGGAGATCATTGATTCGGGAACGCTGGGTAAGATAGTGTCTATATCAACCCGCAGGGTAGGACCCTATAATCCCAGGATACGGGATGTGGGAGTTATTCTTGATATCGGGGTGCATGACATCGATGTTATAGCATATTTGTACGGTATGAAGGTGAACGAGGTATATGCTATTGCTGGTGCAGATATCCATTCCAAGGAAGACCATGCAGCTATCATGCTTCGATTTGACCATGAGTTCTCAGGCCTGGTAGAGACGAACTGGCTGACCCCCCACAAGGTCAGGAAGCTTACTGCCATAGGCGTAAAAGGTGTAGCATATCTTGATTATATCGACCAGACCGTGGAACTGCATGATGGGGAATGGATCCGGAAAGCTAAAATAATAGAAGAAGAGCCTTTACGAAAAGAACTGGAATACTTCGTTGACGTTGTTACAAATGGTGGAGAACCGCAACCGTCAGGAGAAGATGGGATACATGCTCTCAGGGTAGCTATGATGGCAATAGAATCATATAAAAAGGGAAAGGCCATAAAGATTTAA
- a CDS encoding DegT/DnrJ/EryC1/StrS aminotransferase family protein produces MIPIARPIIGDDEIHAVTEVMRSGVIAEGSKVADFENTYSKFIGVNHAIAVNSGTAALQIALQAAGIGKGDEIVTSSFSFIATANSVLYTGARPVFADISPDTFNIDPDAILNGITPRTKALLPVHLYGHPAEMKTIMEIAEDKKLKVIEDACQAHGAMEQGKHAGSFGIGAFSFYPTKNMTTSEGGMITTNDTEIDAVARMLRSHGSKQRYHHEMLGYNFRMTDISAAIGQVQLTKLDNFNQKRMENAGYLSAGLKGLPGIETPQVRNGCTHVFHQYTIRVTEDCRYERDQLVTSLGENGIGTGIYYPIPIHKQPLYTNLGYTDSLKNTEIASRQVISLPVHPSVSREELEHIITTIGELTG; encoded by the coding sequence ATGATACCAATAGCAAGACCAATTATTGGAGATGACGAGATACATGCCGTAACCGAGGTCATGAGGTCAGGAGTGATTGCAGAAGGCAGCAAGGTCGCTGATTTTGAAAACACGTATAGCAAATTCATAGGTGTCAACCATGCAATTGCCGTGAACTCGGGGACGGCTGCACTTCAAATCGCATTGCAGGCGGCAGGTATAGGAAAGGGGGATGAGATAGTAACGTCTTCATTTTCATTTATTGCAACCGCAAACTCTGTACTGTATACAGGCGCAAGACCGGTATTTGCAGACATTTCACCTGATACGTTCAACATCGACCCGGATGCTATCCTGAACGGTATCACTCCCCGGACAAAAGCCCTCCTACCCGTACATCTGTACGGTCATCCTGCAGAGATGAAAACCATAATGGAGATCGCAGAAGATAAAAAATTGAAAGTTATCGAAGATGCCTGCCAGGCACATGGTGCAATGGAACAGGGAAAGCATGCCGGTTCGTTCGGGATTGGTGCCTTCAGTTTTTATCCTACCAAGAACATGACAACGAGCGAAGGCGGGATGATAACGACAAATGATACAGAGATAGATGCTGTTGCACGAATGTTACGTTCTCACGGCTCAAAGCAGCGATACCATCATGAGATGCTGGGATATAATTTCAGGATGACTGATATTTCTGCAGCTATCGGTCAGGTCCAGCTTACGAAACTTGATAACTTCAACCAGAAAAGAATGGAGAATGCCGGATATCTGTCAGCAGGATTGAAAGGGCTTCCAGGTATTGAGACACCTCAGGTAAGAAATGGCTGTACCCATGTATTCCATCAATATACTATCAGAGTAACAGAAGATTGCAGGTACGAGCGGGACCAACTTGTTACATCGTTAGGTGAAAATGGTATTGGGACAGGAATATATTATCCTATACCAATACATAAGCAGCCTCTTTACACAAATTTAGGTTATACGGATTCTTTGAAAAATACGGAAATTGCCTCAAGGCAGGTTATATCATTGCCTGTGCACCCTTCTGTTTCAAGGGAAGAACTGGAACATATCATAACAACAATTGGAGAATTAACGGGATGA